Proteins co-encoded in one Alphaproteobacteria bacterium genomic window:
- a CDS encoding type IV secretion system protein, whose amino-acid sequence MSHRITYQQILWAMFLTFGGLAFLMLMSDPALAAFGDQGAQSFSCYDGKAEGDLIMSAADCPSRLTKDNIFSYLVCHVESISSQIFGNMYCGVIVELIPAVQAVLTLAVVTFGVAFTVGVVPATGREAIVFLLKIAFVLAFATQAEYMIGYGYNFFVGGLREGTVVAMSGLVNDESGNPIDSTADVYGFLDSMMGKMIGFATAESGETWNDDNNPCKNALFAMVAIMAIAFPPLFLLSGLFFMKMMMFLLRAIFGYMFSIVGIAFLMTLAPIFLSMALFKQTRKWFDKYLGYLASFTLQMVIIFTFIAFIFSIKPFSLIDNMASLVVKNEQVIETDTFRWPWQYCTLCKFEIVRGGTLEDDGTITGGTVLPDGDRTNPATDLFRCEAGADGTPYTVLNSANPGPLEDGSANKIMEMAGTTLLGLVILIYVIDQIIHYVPSIAWRLASSLSGGVYAPQVISGGGFHGQAPGVSNMAFDLTDRVGEGFYASYTEKMREAGSNSITAAGAGLEGAQRGLRSGLTGSLAEFFFNPTRTRHDEY is encoded by the coding sequence ATGAGTCATCGCATTACCTACCAACAAATACTTTGGGCAATGTTCCTTACTTTTGGTGGGCTCGCATTTCTTATGCTGATGAGTGATCCCGCGCTCGCAGCATTTGGCGACCAAGGCGCACAGAGTTTTAGTTGCTATGATGGTAAAGCAGAGGGCGACCTCATCATGTCTGCAGCAGATTGCCCCTCGCGCCTAACCAAAGACAACATCTTCTCCTACCTTGTATGCCACGTTGAGAGCATCAGCAGCCAGATCTTCGGCAACATGTATTGCGGTGTGATTGTAGAGTTGATTCCTGCCGTGCAGGCGGTGCTCACCCTTGCCGTGGTTACGTTCGGTGTTGCGTTCACCGTTGGCGTGGTGCCCGCTACTGGTCGTGAAGCAATTGTATTTTTGCTGAAAATCGCTTTCGTTTTGGCCTTCGCCACCCAAGCCGAATACATGATTGGTTATGGCTACAACTTCTTTGTGGGTGGTTTGCGCGAAGGTACAGTGGTTGCGATGAGCGGCCTCGTTAATGACGAGAGCGGCAACCCCATCGACTCAACCGCCGACGTCTATGGATTCCTAGATAGCATGATGGGAAAAATGATCGGCTTCGCTACGGCAGAATCGGGCGAGACATGGAATGATGACAACAATCCCTGCAAAAACGCGCTTTTCGCCATGGTGGCGATTATGGCCATCGCCTTCCCGCCATTATTCTTGTTGTCGGGCCTGTTCTTCATGAAAATGATGATGTTCTTGCTGCGCGCAATCTTTGGCTACATGTTCTCGATTGTTGGAATCGCGTTCCTGATGACACTCGCGCCTATTTTCCTATCCATGGCGCTCTTCAAACAAACACGCAAATGGTTCGATAAGTACTTGGGCTACCTTGCATCCTTCACCTTGCAGATGGTGATTATCTTCACCTTCATCGCCTTTATTTTCTCGATCAAACCATTCAGCCTCATCGATAATATGGCGAGCCTTGTCGTGAAGAACGAGCAGGTTATTGAAACCGATACGTTCCGTTGGCCATGGCAATACTGTACGCTATGTAAATTTGAAATTGTTAGAGGAGGCACTCTCGAAGATGACGGTACAATAACAGGCGGAACCGTGCTTCCTGACGGTGATCGCACCAACCCAGCGACCGATTTATTTCGCTGTGAAGCGGGTGCGGATGGTACGCCCTATACCGTCCTCAATTCAGCCAATCCGGGCCCACTAGAAGATGGTAGCGCCAACAAAATCATGGAAATGGCGGGAACAACATTGCTCGGACTGGTGATACTCATTTATGTCATTGACCAAATTATCCACTACGTCCCAAGTATTGCATGGCGCTTGGCATCCTCACTCTCTGGCGGTGTCTATGCACCACAAGTGATTAGCGGCGGCGGCTTCCATGGTCAGGCGCCAGGTGTCAGCAACATGGCCTTTGACCTGACCGATAGGGTGGGTGAAGGCTTCTATGCCTCCTACACTGAGAAAATGCGCGAGGCGGGCTCTAACAGCATTACTGCTGCTGGAGCAGGGCTTGAAGGCGCACAAAGAGGCTTGCGAAGCGGGCTGACAGGCAGCTTGGCTGAATTCTTCTTCAACCCAACCCGCACCAGACATGACGAATACTAA
- a CDS encoding type IV secretion system protein, whose amino-acid sequence MFKRKQQSVSDSAKHWYQDKYQQVLVQRNVLALLTLVALAVSLISVIAVKRMAPLKTVEPYLLQIDDRSGIVQSVNPAQRNVYAASEVVDRYFVSRYISSRESYNFSILRYNYDSVRVMSVPNIFFDYRRAVDPANPNSLAAVFKGVGQRDVKFASMSYIHNPPLPNEEVEKTPAKIMQARIIVVDKIPGSSDIETRYVVTITFEYAKLNLNQEEMLINPLGFQVLNYQIQKEIN is encoded by the coding sequence GTGTTCAAGCGTAAGCAGCAATCAGTTTCAGATAGTGCCAAGCACTGGTATCAAGACAAGTACCAGCAAGTGTTGGTGCAGCGTAACGTGCTGGCGCTGCTGACCCTTGTCGCGTTGGCGGTATCGCTTATTTCCGTCATCGCCGTTAAGCGCATGGCACCCCTCAAAACCGTTGAGCCTTACCTCCTACAAATTGATGATCGCAGCGGCATCGTCCAATCGGTAAATCCTGCGCAACGCAATGTTTATGCAGCTAGCGAAGTCGTCGACCGCTACTTCGTATCGCGCTACATTTCCTCACGGGAAAGCTATAATTTCAGCATCCTGCGCTACAATTACGATTCCGTTCGCGTGATGAGCGTGCCTAACATTTTCTTTGATTACCGCAGAGCTGTAGACCCAGCAAACCCCAATAGTCTTGCCGCAGTATTCAAAGGCGTTGGTCAGCGCGACGTGAAGTTCGCTTCCATGAGCTACATCCACAATCCACCGCTACCCAACGAAGAAGTGGAAAAAACTCCTGCAAAAATCATGCAAGCGCGCATCATTGTGGTCGATAAGATTCCCGGCTCGTCAGACATTGAGACGCGCTATGTTGTTACGATTACGTTCGAGTATGCTAAGCTGAATCTCAATCAAGAAGAGATGCTGATTAATCCTCTAGGTTTCCAAGTACTGAACTATCAAATTCAGAAGGAGATCAACTAA